A genome region from Sphingobacteriaceae bacterium GW460-11-11-14-LB5 includes the following:
- a CDS encoding oxidoreductase, with product MALTIDLKGKIALVTGVTSGIGLGIAKMMAKAGCTVIGCAEQSETSDVAQRFLAEMESFDAHTDYFKADMVVTEDIDGLVSDITNDYGRLDILVSNAGQNVFTGLENSTEKNWQFNLDLNLSAHWRLAKRCKSLLNTNNGVIIVMASNHAFASIPGCAPYNIAKTALTGLVRSLAIEWGPGIRTIGIAPGFIDTPGNQQWFNSFIQPEEERQRTINLHPVKKLGTVEEIGGWCVFLSSEYAGFASGTTYLIDGGRSAMMQDS from the coding sequence ATGGCACTAACAATAGATTTAAAAGGGAAAATAGCTTTGGTAACGGGTGTTACTTCGGGTATTGGTTTGGGGATTGCCAAAATGATGGCCAAAGCGGGTTGCACCGTTATAGGCTGTGCAGAACAAAGTGAAACGAGTGATGTTGCGCAGCGATTTTTAGCAGAAATGGAGTCTTTTGATGCACATACCGACTATTTTAAAGCCGATATGGTGGTAACCGAAGACATTGATGGGCTTGTTTCAGATATCACCAATGATTATGGGAGATTGGATATTTTAGTTTCTAATGCCGGACAGAATGTATTTACGGGATTAGAAAATAGTACCGAAAAAAACTGGCAGTTTAATTTAGACCTAAACCTTTCAGCACACTGGCGCCTGGCCAAACGTTGCAAATCATTATTAAACACAAATAATGGGGTAATTATTGTAATGGCTTCTAACCATGCCTTTGCCAGTATCCCCGGTTGTGCACCCTATAACATTGCCAAAACCGCCTTAACGGGTTTGGTTAGGAGTTTGGCCATAGAATGGGGGCCTGGTATTAGAACGATAGGTATTGCACCAGGCTTTATCGATACACCCGGTAATCAGCAATGGTTTAATTCATTTATTCAGCCTGAAGAAGAAAGACAACGTACGATAAACCTTCATCCGGTAAAAAAACTAGGCACGGTTGAAGAAATCGGAGGCTGGTGTGTGTTTTTATCCAGCGAATATGCAGGTTTTGCATCGGGGACTACCTATTTAATTGATGGAGGCCGAAGTGCAATGATGCAGGATAGCTAA
- a CDS encoding galactonate dehydratase, whose translation MKITDVKVWLVEGVKYNWTLLKIYTDTGHTGVGEATNWPGSPIVFEATKHVGQRIIGLDPMKTDFIWTKLYRDLNWMGPFGASMCAISGIDMALLDLKAKVLGVPCYELLGGAFRKDILLYANYWFTGGGHNTADYAAQAKKVKEAGFTGLKFDPFAHTNYLYGEDLSSNLQLTAPQQDLAFNVSKAVRDAVGPEFDIMIETHAMLNYRVAVTMAQRLSELNITWYEEPAGPENANTLKAMRDRIPSNVSICVGERHYTRHGIRDVLEKHICDIMMPDITRCGGPSEMKRMATMMEAYNVLLAPHNPNGPLSTLASAQVCASVPNFFRQEFMFNDVPWRDEVISHPIADMVQNGHLKLSDRPGLGVDLIEEEMEKHPGILTPRAGFYV comes from the coding sequence ATGAAAATAACAGATGTAAAAGTATGGCTGGTTGAGGGCGTAAAATACAACTGGACCTTATTAAAAATATATACCGATACCGGACATACAGGAGTAGGCGAGGCCACAAACTGGCCAGGCAGTCCGATTGTTTTTGAAGCAACCAAACACGTAGGGCAGCGTATTATTGGTTTAGATCCGATGAAAACTGATTTTATATGGACTAAACTTTACAGAGATTTAAACTGGATGGGCCCGTTTGGTGCCAGTATGTGTGCCATTAGCGGGATAGACATGGCATTGCTCGATTTAAAAGCAAAAGTATTGGGCGTACCCTGCTACGAACTTTTAGGTGGCGCTTTCAGGAAAGACATTTTACTCTATGCCAACTACTGGTTTACAGGCGGCGGTCATAATACAGCAGATTATGCTGCACAGGCCAAAAAAGTTAAAGAAGCGGGTTTTACAGGCTTAAAATTCGACCCGTTTGCACACACCAATTATTTGTATGGCGAAGATCTATCATCAAACCTTCAGCTTACAGCTCCTCAACAGGATCTGGCATTTAATGTAAGTAAGGCCGTTCGTGATGCTGTTGGGCCCGAATTTGATATCATGATCGAAACGCACGCCATGTTAAATTACCGTGTGGCGGTAACCATGGCACAAAGGCTTTCAGAATTAAATATTACCTGGTATGAAGAGCCTGCAGGACCAGAAAATGCCAATACCTTAAAGGCCATGAGGGATCGGATTCCTTCGAATGTTTCCATCTGCGTAGGCGAGCGCCACTATACCCGTCACGGTATCCGCGATGTATTGGAAAAACATATCTGCGATATCATGATGCCTGATATTACCCGTTGCGGTGGGCCTTCAGAAATGAAACGCATGGCGACCATGATGGAAGCCTATAATGTACTCCTGGCGCCACATAATCCGAACGGGCCGCTATCTACATTGGCTTCGGCACAGGTTTGCGCTTCGGTGCCAAACTTTTTCAGACAAGAATTTATGTTTAACGATGTGCCATGGCGTGATGAAGTGATTTCGCATCCGATTGCTGATATGGTGCAAAACGGGCATTTGAAACTGAGCGACAGGCCAGGTTTAGGGGTAGATTTAATTGAAGAAGAAATGGAAAAACACCCCGGCATTTTAACGCCAAGGGCTGGTTTCTACGTTTAA
- a CDS encoding beta-galactosidase — MRRKLLLTFALVTSTALTLLAQNSGIASTLSPIPSSLLSSNKPVISLNGDWKFEQSNKKGNIKVPGEWVMQGYTVNTGETATYTKTFSIPNNWKGNRMKLRFDGVSSHAVVKINGKKLAEHEGSFVPFEIDITDALKSGENLLQVDVQANTISDILACTSQYAVHTVGGILRNVTLFALPEVNIADFTVVTTLDKNHNNATLNLKALVNNQGQKASAGQIIYTLAAVTGKSIATVKAAVPAVSGQKSTLIHTDISVKNPIKWNTDKPYLYTLTTVLIIDGKTTQSHQQKIGFRQVEVKGNQVFVNGMPIKLRGVNRHSVHPLTGRAISDDLELKDAELFKQANCNYIRTSHYPPSERFLAIADSIGLFVENESSLTWIQHGASPIWKLWNYKDEKFYPYMLAANIEKMQAGKNHASVIIWSLGNESYWSPLWDKVYREAKKIDPTRPISFHDQCWGGFNNGGNKVDIANYHYPGINGPKATDTMKRPTLFGEYAHLSTYNRRELLTDPGVRASYGPSLVKMYDSMYVHKGNLGGAIWSGIDDTFHLPDGNIVGYGPWGPIDAWRRPKPEYWGMKKAYAPVVIKNVLQPIIKNGKLVLEIENRHDFISLSDVEITAQVDGVPVKLSSAIKPHGEGQLEIPVKEATKEVYISFKDPSGNVVNEELMVLKPAEETMAHNKLSLSLTENEMAYFVTQGDVNYTINKITGVISGATNKGVKVLEQGPVFSVVAMNSEDGGKPNVAGETYQNNIHPIKNYPSYTIFANAIKVDQTNDAITFAIKTTYTTGDGDITYRFFANGNTQVDYEVKTTLERPYQYGMLFQLPKTFDELSWKRKGEFTVYAAEDIARNSGTAKLNAKWLPGVEEFGKPAAKQWKDDSNEMGSNDFRSTKQHILQTRLSNGSKEMVIQSNGKQASRSWLQDEKIQLLVADYWNNGSEPFYGSPFTDGRINIKGKSLKGSVNFRLQ, encoded by the coding sequence ATAAGACGCAAATTATTGCTGACTTTTGCTTTGGTAACCAGTACTGCTTTAACGCTATTGGCACAGAACAGTGGCATAGCCAGTACCCTTTCACCAATCCCATCCTCGTTGCTCAGCAGCAATAAACCTGTTATTTCTTTAAACGGCGATTGGAAATTTGAACAAAGCAACAAAAAAGGAAATATTAAAGTGCCAGGGGAGTGGGTAATGCAAGGTTATACGGTTAATACCGGAGAAACGGCTACTTACACCAAAACGTTTTCGATACCGAACAATTGGAAAGGCAATCGCATGAAGTTGCGTTTTGATGGGGTAAGTTCTCACGCAGTAGTTAAAATAAATGGTAAAAAACTAGCTGAACACGAAGGTAGTTTTGTTCCCTTCGAAATTGACATTACCGATGCATTAAAAAGCGGAGAAAATCTGCTTCAGGTTGATGTGCAGGCCAATACCATCAGCGATATTTTGGCTTGTACCTCACAGTACGCTGTACATACCGTAGGGGGGATATTGCGTAATGTTACTTTGTTTGCCCTGCCAGAGGTTAATATCGCCGATTTTACAGTGGTAACAACACTCGATAAAAACCACAATAATGCGACACTTAACCTTAAAGCATTGGTCAACAATCAGGGGCAAAAGGCTTCAGCAGGACAGATCATTTACACTTTAGCAGCTGTTACCGGAAAAAGTATCGCTACGGTTAAAGCTGCAGTGCCGGCAGTATCTGGTCAAAAATCGACTTTAATTCATACCGATATTTCGGTGAAAAATCCAATAAAATGGAATACCGATAAGCCGTATTTATATACTTTAACCACGGTATTAATTATTGATGGAAAAACGACCCAAAGCCATCAACAAAAAATTGGATTCAGGCAGGTTGAGGTAAAGGGAAATCAGGTATTTGTAAATGGAATGCCCATTAAGTTAAGAGGAGTTAACCGCCATTCGGTACATCCACTTACCGGGCGTGCCATAAGCGACGATTTGGAGTTGAAAGATGCCGAATTGTTTAAACAAGCCAATTGCAATTACATCCGTACTTCACATTACCCACCAAGCGAAAGGTTTTTAGCCATAGCCGATAGTATTGGCCTGTTTGTAGAAAACGAGAGTTCCTTAACATGGATTCAGCACGGTGCTTCGCCAATCTGGAAGTTATGGAATTATAAAGACGAAAAGTTTTATCCTTACATGCTTGCGGCGAATATCGAAAAAATGCAGGCTGGCAAAAACCATGCTTCGGTAATTATCTGGAGTTTAGGTAACGAAAGTTATTGGAGCCCGCTATGGGATAAAGTTTATCGCGAAGCTAAAAAAATAGACCCTACACGACCTATTTCTTTTCACGATCAATGCTGGGGTGGTTTCAATAATGGAGGCAATAAAGTTGATATCGCCAATTACCATTATCCAGGCATTAATGGCCCCAAAGCTACCGATACGATGAAAAGGCCAACTTTGTTTGGCGAATATGCTCATTTAAGCACTTATAACCGTCGCGAATTATTAACCGATCCGGGCGTAAGGGCAAGTTATGGCCCATCATTGGTTAAAATGTACGATAGCATGTATGTACACAAAGGTAATTTAGGTGGTGCCATTTGGAGCGGTATTGATGATACTTTTCATTTACCCGATGGTAATATCGTAGGTTATGGCCCCTGGGGACCAATTGATGCCTGGCGCAGGCCAAAGCCCGAATATTGGGGCATGAAAAAAGCCTATGCACCCGTGGTCATCAAAAATGTGCTTCAGCCAATCATTAAAAATGGTAAATTGGTACTGGAAATAGAAAACCGTCATGATTTTATTTCGCTGAGTGATGTAGAAATTACTGCTCAGGTTGATGGTGTGCCTGTTAAGCTAAGCTCAGCAATCAAACCACATGGCGAAGGCCAATTAGAAATCCCTGTAAAAGAAGCAACAAAAGAAGTATATATTTCATTTAAAGACCCTTCGGGTAATGTGGTGAACGAAGAACTTATGGTTTTGAAACCGGCTGAAGAAACCATGGCACACAACAAGCTGAGCTTATCGCTTACAGAAAATGAAATGGCCTATTTTGTAACACAGGGAGATGTGAATTATACCATAAACAAAATTACAGGTGTAATATCTGGTGCAACAAACAAAGGGGTAAAAGTATTAGAACAGGGACCCGTATTTAGTGTAGTGGCGATGAATAGCGAAGATGGCGGCAAACCCAATGTAGCTGGCGAAACGTACCAGAATAATATCCACCCGATTAAAAATTATCCTTCGTACACCATTTTCGCAAATGCCATTAAGGTAGATCAAACGAACGATGCAATTACTTTTGCGATCAAAACCACTTATACCACCGGGGATGGTGATATAACCTATAGATTTTTTGCCAACGGCAACACTCAGGTAGATTACGAAGTGAAAACTACTTTAGAAAGGCCTTATCAATATGGGATGCTTTTCCAGTTACCTAAAACTTTCGACGAATTAAGCTGGAAACGCAAAGGCGAATTTACCGTTTATGCAGCAGAAGATATTGCCCGTAACAGCGGAACAGCGAAATTAAATGCTAAATGGTTACCAGGTGTAGAAGAATTTGGAAAACCGGCAGCTAAACAATGGAAAGATGATAGCAATGAGATGGGGTCGAACGATTTTAGATCAACCAAACAGCATATACTCCAAACCCGGTTAAGCAATGGAAGTAAGGAAATGGTGATTCAATCTAATGGTAAGCAGGCATCAAGAAGCTGGTTACAGGATGAAAAAATACAATTGCTGGTTGCTGATTATTGGAATAACGGTTCCGAGCCTTTTTACGGCTCGCCATTTACCGATGGACGCATTAATATTAAGGGCAAATCATTAAAAGGAAGTGTAAATTTTAGGCTGCAATAA
- a CDS encoding dimethylmenaquinone methyltransferase, producing the protein MTINTTEWQNDDELFEVIKTELYTAVIGDIMDKMGLLHQFLPPQIQPLHPDMFVAGRAMTVLEADVLECGQHESSNPILKKPFGLMLEALDDLKKHEVYICTGSSPNYALWGELMSTRAQMLGAAGAVVDGYSRDTRGILHLNFPSFSYGNYAQDQAPRGKVIDFRVPIEIKGVLVNPGDLVIGDIDGVCIVPKQHEVEVVTRALEKARGEKMVQKKILEGMSAKEAFDKYGIM; encoded by the coding sequence ATGACAATTAATACGACGGAGTGGCAAAATGACGATGAACTTTTTGAGGTAATAAAAACAGAACTTTATACTGCTGTTATTGGCGATATAATGGATAAGATGGGTTTGCTCCATCAGTTTTTGCCGCCACAGATACAACCTTTACATCCTGATATGTTTGTTGCTGGAAGAGCGATGACTGTGTTAGAGGCTGATGTTTTAGAGTGTGGGCAACATGAAAGCAGTAATCCCATTTTAAAAAAACCATTTGGTTTAATGCTCGAGGCGCTCGATGACCTTAAAAAACATGAGGTATATATCTGTACAGGTTCTTCCCCTAATTATGCATTATGGGGCGAGCTGATGAGCACAAGGGCACAGATGTTAGGTGCAGCAGGAGCCGTAGTAGATGGTTATTCGAGGGATACCAGAGGGATATTACACCTAAACTTCCCCTCATTTTCTTATGGCAATTATGCACAAGACCAGGCACCAAGAGGTAAAGTAATCGATTTCAGGGTGCCAATAGAAATTAAGGGTGTTTTAGTTAACCCGGGTGATCTGGTAATTGGCGATATAGATGGTGTTTGCATTGTGCCAAAACAGCATGAAGTGGAGGTGGTCACAAGAGCACTTGAAAAAGCCAGGGGCGAAAAAATGGTGCAGAAGAAAATCCTCGAGGGGATGAGCGCCAAAGAAGCCTTCGATAAATATGGTATTATGTAA